The Mercurialis annua linkage group LG2, ddMerAnnu1.2, whole genome shotgun sequence genome contains a region encoding:
- the LOC126669115 gene encoding beta-glucuronosyltransferase GlcAT14A, whose protein sequence is MQLPQPPLPTTTAAAGNSPTTTSKDHTKTTIAVILTTSLFSLLFIFSLSPSTSLHTSSGHTRPDPFLFPTRQPTFTKLPSDLPVSPPSIAYLISGSKSDSDRILRLLHATYHPKNHYLLHLDRFAPQSERDKLAINVQSVPVFKAALNVNVIGKADFAYPRGSSPISATLHGAAILLRLSKNWDWFVNLNAGDYPLVTQDDLLHIFSYLPRDFNFVNHTSYIGWREAKRLKPIIVDPGLYLSERSDMFYATQKRELPNAFRIFSGSSFSILSRNLIDHCILGTDNFPRILMMYFSNTPSALTNYFPSIICNSRQFNRTVVNHNLQYAAFEKPSKQEPRMLNSSEFDAMIMSGAAFATQFRLNDPVLDRIDQELLGRSPEQVVPGGWCLGEPGNSTCSVWGDADVLRPGPGAARLEKRIVEMLSRSVLRSRQCIVE, encoded by the exons ATGCAACTCCCACAACCACCGCTCCCgaccaccaccgccgccgccggAAACTCCCCAACCACCACCTCTAAAGACCACACGAAAACCACCATTGCAGTCATCCTAACCACTTCTCTTTTCTCACTCCTCTTCATTTTCTCACTCTCCCCCTCCACTTCCCTCCACACCTCCTCCGGCCACACCCGACCCGACCCTTTTCTTTTCCCCACCCGCCAACCCACTTTCACCAAACTCCCGTCTGATCTCCCCGTCTCCCCCCCTTCAATCGCCTACTTAATCTCCGGGTCGAAATCGGACTCGGATCGGATACTCAGGCTCCTTCATGCTACTTACCATCCCAAAAATCATTATCTTTTACACTTGGACCGTTTTGCCCCTCAATCGGAGCGTGACAAATTGGCTATTAACGTACAGTCTGTGCCCGTATTTAAAGCTGCATTGAACGTTAATGTGATCGGAAAAGCTGACTTTGCTTACCCAAGAGGGTCATCTCCGATTTCAGCTACTTTACACGGTGCTGCAATTTTGTTGAGATTGTCTAAGAATTGGGATTGGTTTGTTAATTTGAATGCTGGTGATTACCCACTTGTTACTCAAGATG ATTTGCTTCACATTTTCTCGTATTTGCCGAGGGACTTCAATTTTGTTAACCATACGAGTTACATTGGCTGGAGAGA GGCTAAAAGATTAAAGCCGATAATTGTTGATCCGGGGCTCTATCTTTCGGAGAGAAGTGATATGTTTTATGCTACGCAAAAGCGGGAATTACCGAATGCATTCAGAATATTTTCAG GTTCTTctttttccattttaagtcgtaaTTTAATAGATCACTGCATCCTGGGCACAGACAATTTTCCAAGGATTCTAATGATGTATTTTTCAAATACACCTTCAGCTCTCACCAACTACTTCCCTTCCATTATATGTAATTCCCGTCAGTTTAACAGGACTGTTGTAAACCATAACTTACAATATGCAGCTTTCGAGAAACCCTCTAAGCAAGAGCCTCGCATGCTCAATTCTAGCGAATTTGATGCTATGATTATGAGTGGAGCTGCCTTTGCCACGCAGTTTAGACTCAATGATCCAGTGCTTGATCGCATTGACCAGGAACTTTTGGGACGGAGTCCTGAACAAGTCGTGCCAGGTGGGTGGTGCTTGGGTGAACCTGGGAACTCGACATGTTCAGTTTGGGGTGATGCTGATGTTCTAAGACCTGGTCCAGGAGCAGCAAGGCTTGAAAAACGAATTGTTGAAATGCTGTCTAGGAGTGTACTTCGGTCGCGGCAATGTATAGTTGAGTGA
- the LOC126669116 gene encoding uncharacterized protein LOC126669116, which produces MSRELRLLHSHHYYISRKSLPVPSVRRPSLKLKILPVLRLNIAARAKPPSLTVTAAAAGGRGGGVSRPPLDLTEDNVRQVLADARTEFGQLFDTSINITGQAELAELDGPFVKISLKGRFWHERSLVLARLGNYLKQRIPEIVEVEIEDEKQLDDSPENF; this is translated from the exons ATGTCAAGAGAATTGAGATTACTCCATAGCCACCATTACTATATATCAAGAAAATCATTACCAGTCCCTTCAGTAAGAAGGCCAtcactaaaactgaaaatactGCCAGTTCTGAGACTAAATATAGCCGCTCGTGCAAAACCACCATCACTAACAGTAACGGCAGCTGCAGCCGGAGGAAGAGGAGGCGGAGTGTCGCGACCGCCGCTTGATTTAACTGAAGATAATGTCAGACAAGTCTTAGCTGATGCCAGAACCGAG TTCGGACAGCTTTTTGATACTTCAATTAACATAACAG GACAAGCTGAACTTGCTGAACTCGATGGACCGTTCGTGAAGATCAGTCTTAAAGGTCGGTTTTGGCATGAACGTTCTCTTGTTCTTGCCAGACTTGGAAATTATTTGAAGCAAAGAATTCCT GAAATTGTGGAGGTAGAGATAGAAGATGAGAAACAACTGGATGACAGTCCTGAAAACTTTTGA
- the LOC126669897 gene encoding protein PAM71-homolog, chloroplastic, with translation MQGLSLQRTPLISRAKYPPVLGLGNSLPCFASISRIPISPSLRYRERLNYDFGTLRPHASNVSIGSGGYEGGEEHGDRKSSVDSPSSDNSSEIVKPPSKIPYPLSIAIVLLGCALVFSAIAFVKGGPSSILAAISKSGLTAAFTLIFVSEIGDKTFFIAALLAMQYKKGLVLLGSMGALSLMTILSVIIGRIFHSVPAQFQTTLPIGEYAAVTLLMFFGLKSIKDAWDLPSDEVKSGDKSSPELDEYAEAEELVKEKASKKLTNPFEIVWKSFSLVFFAEWGDRSMLATIALGAAQSPWGVATGAIAGHLMATIIAILGGAFLANYISEKLVGYLGGVLFLVFAVATFFGVF, from the exons aTGCAGGGGCTGAGTCTTCAGAGAACACCATTAATTTCAAGAGCAAAGTATCCTCCCGTATTGGGTTTAGGAAACTCATTGCCGTGTTTTGCTTCCATTTCAAGAATACCCATATCGCCTTCTT TGAGATATAGAGAGAGGTTGAATTATGATTTTGGTACACTTAGACCGCATGCATCTAATGTTAGTATCGGATCGGGGGGATACGAAGGTGGAGAGGAGCATGGCGATCGGAAAAGTTCTGTCGATAGTCCGTCGAGTGACAACTCATCAGAAAT TGTGAAACCTCCAAGCAAAATTCCTTATCCTCTGTCTATAGCTATTGTGTTGTTGGGATGTGCTCTAGTCTTCTCGGCGATTGCCTTTGTTAAAGGTGGTCCTTCGTCGATCTTAGCTGCTATTTCAAAGTCAGGATTAACTGCTGCTTTCACACTAATATTTGTTTCTGAAATTGGGGACAAG ACATTTTTCATTGCTGCACTTTTGGCCATGCAATATAAGAAAGGACTG GTTCTGCTGGGATCAATGGGTGCTCTTTCACTTATGACAATCTTGTCAGTTATAATCGGACGGATCTTTCACTCAGTTCCAGCTCAGTTCCAAACAA CCCTGCCAATTGGAGAATATGCAGCAGTAACTCTTCTGATGTTTTTTGGGCTTAAATCAATTAAAGATGCATGGGATCTTCCATCAGATGAAGTAAAAAGTGGGGACAAGAGCAGTCCTGAACTTGATGAATATGCTGAAGCTGAGGAACTTGTGAAAGAAAAG GCCTCAAAAAAGCTCACAAATCCATTTGAGATTGTATGGAAGTCATTCAGTCTTGTATTCTTTGCT GAATGGGGAGACCGCTCAATGCTCGCAACAATTGCTCTTGGTGCCGCACAG TCTCCATGGGGCGTGGCAACTGGAGCCATAGCTGGCCACCTAATGGCGACAATTATTGCAATTCTAGGAGGAGCTTTTCTTGCCAACTACATTTCTGAAAAACTG GTTGGCTACTTGGGTGGAGTGCTGTTTCTTGTGTTTGCTGTTGCCACATTTTTTGGAGTTTTCTGA